The proteins below come from a single Crossiella sp. CA-258035 genomic window:
- a CDS encoding response regulator transcription factor: MRVLVAEDDDAVRTAVELALSAEGHEVRSVTDGGLALAEIADWRPDGVVLDLLMPFTDGLTVCRRLRAGGDRTPVLVLTARDAVGDRIAGLDAGADDYLVKPFDLAELLARVRALLRRAYPEDPAVLQHGDLTVDTGARLVRRGDRRIELSRTEFALLEVLARNAGRALPRESIIDRVWGPGLSTANSLAVYIRYLRGKLETPGEPPLLHTVRGIGYRLGDP; encoded by the coding sequence ATGCGGGTACTGGTGGCTGAGGACGACGACGCGGTGCGCACGGCGGTCGAGCTGGCGCTGAGCGCCGAGGGCCACGAGGTGCGCTCGGTGACCGACGGCGGACTCGCGCTGGCCGAGATCGCGGACTGGCGGCCGGACGGGGTGGTGCTGGACCTGCTGATGCCCTTCACTGACGGCCTCACCGTGTGCCGCCGGTTGCGGGCGGGCGGTGACCGGACCCCGGTCCTGGTGCTGACCGCGCGGGACGCGGTCGGCGACCGGATCGCCGGACTGGACGCCGGGGCCGATGACTACCTGGTCAAGCCGTTCGACCTGGCCGAGCTGCTGGCCAGGGTGCGCGCGCTGCTGCGGCGGGCCTACCCCGAGGACCCGGCGGTCCTGCAGCACGGGGACCTCACCGTGGACACCGGGGCCAGGCTGGTGCGGCGCGGGGACCGGCGGATCGAGTTGAGCCGCACCGAGTTCGCGCTGCTGGAGGTGCTGGCGCGGAACGCGGGCCGGGCGCTGCCCCGGGAGTCGATCATCGACCGGGTGTGGGGTCCCGGACTGTCCACCGCGAACTCGTTGGCGGTGTACATCCGGTACCTGCGCGGCAAGCTGGAGACCCCCGGCGAGCCCCCGTTGCTGCATACCGTGCGGGGTATTGGTTATCGACTGGGTGACCCGTGA
- a CDS encoding HAMP domain-containing sensor histidine kinase: MRVRIAVTGAVAVALTSTAMAAAAYLLIASELHRSTDLGLQREVTRLKRAAPDAWIPAGPCEFITAPACAQKVTADGRITDDAGLPVTEETRAVAAGHRTAFFSAATIGGHPVRMLTSPLAEGLAVQVAVRSDRTDDSLTRIGWALIGAGLVGVAVAAAAGYLVARTGLRPVATLTEAAERVAASRDPQARIEVNGADELARLSAGFNTMLAELDAALAAQRQLVADASHELRTPLTGLRANIDLLRRADQLTQGQRGEVLTALHTQATRLTTLVTDLIDLARGEEAGDPTEELRLDLLVEHVTAEVGTHWPRTAFVLDLDPTVITGQPGRLARAVRNLLDNAAKFSPPGGVVRISLRDKELCVRDQGPGIPAEDRERVFERFYRSPAARSLPGSGLGLAIVGQVARAHGARVSAERPRDGGTLLRLRFR; encoded by the coding sequence TTGCGCGTCAGAATCGCAGTCACCGGCGCGGTGGCGGTCGCGCTGACGTCCACGGCGATGGCTGCGGCCGCCTACCTGCTGATAGCTAGTGAACTGCACCGATCGACCGACCTGGGTTTACAACGGGAGGTGACTCGGCTGAAACGCGCGGCCCCCGACGCCTGGATCCCCGCCGGCCCCTGCGAGTTCATCACCGCGCCCGCGTGCGCGCAGAAGGTGACCGCGGACGGGCGCATCACCGACGACGCCGGACTGCCGGTCACCGAGGAGACCCGCGCGGTCGCCGCGGGCCACCGGACCGCCTTCTTCAGCGCCGCCACCATCGGCGGCCACCCGGTGCGGATGCTCACCTCCCCGCTGGCCGAGGGACTGGCGGTGCAGGTCGCGGTCCGCTCCGACCGCACCGACGACAGCCTCACCCGGATCGGCTGGGCGCTCATCGGCGCCGGGCTGGTCGGCGTCGCGGTGGCCGCCGCGGCCGGATACCTGGTGGCGCGCACCGGTTTGCGGCCGGTGGCCACGCTGACCGAGGCGGCCGAGCGGGTGGCGGCGAGCCGGGATCCGCAGGCGCGCATCGAGGTCAACGGCGCGGACGAGCTGGCCCGGCTCTCCGCCGGGTTCAACACCATGCTCGCCGAACTGGACGCAGCCCTTGCCGCACAACGACAACTGGTCGCCGACGCCTCGCACGAGCTGCGCACCCCGCTGACCGGGCTGCGCGCCAACATCGACCTGCTGCGCCGCGCCGACCAGCTCACCCAGGGCCAGCGGGGCGAGGTGCTGACCGCGCTGCACACCCAGGCCACCAGGCTGACCACCCTGGTCACCGACCTGATCGACCTGGCCCGCGGCGAGGAAGCCGGTGACCCCACCGAGGAGCTGCGGCTGGACCTGCTGGTCGAGCACGTCACCGCCGAGGTGGGCACACACTGGCCGCGCACCGCCTTTGTGCTGGACCTGGATCCGACCGTGATCACCGGTCAGCCGGGCCGCCTGGCCCGGGCGGTGCGCAACCTGCTGGACAACGCGGCCAAGTTCAGCCCGCCCGGCGGAGTGGTGCGGATCTCCTTGCGGGACAAGGAGTTGTGCGTCCGGGACCAGGGACCGGGGATTCCGGCCGAGGACCGGGAGCGGGTGTTCGAGCGCTTCTACCGCTCGCCTGCCGCCCGATCGCTGCCGGGATCGGGGCTGGGGCTGGCCATCGTCGGCCAGGTGGCGCGGGCGCACGGGGCACGGGTCAGCGCGGAGCGTCCCCGGGACGGCGGAACGTTGCTGCGCCTGCGTTTCCGCTGA
- a CDS encoding AraC family transcriptional regulator, whose translation MDESVRAGALQGFHGLVRDLGGDPEPLIRQSGLDPEALRDPEAMVSLPAVALLLEHAAQRHGCPTFGLRLGSRQDPEVLGLLAVVVQDTATVAEALRTVSRYLFVHSPSYELALEDPSRQLPGCVTLRFDVSLATGVPQRQLLDGFLASALRIARALVPAELRPRGVSVPHTPTGRPEEYRERFGANVFFAQPYAGLHFGREVLTASIRESQPRLREQAVAHLAARQPPAGHGVSARVRDALKSTIGVNRGTKAEIAALLGLHPRTLQRRLSDEGVTFEQIRTEVYRAATWRLLRETRIPLSHTAAALGFSEQSALSRSVRRWFGSTPSLIRAQVSGNAGAATFRRPGDAPR comes from the coding sequence GTGGACGAGTCGGTGCGCGCAGGGGCCCTCCAGGGCTTCCACGGCCTGGTGCGCGACCTCGGCGGCGACCCGGAACCGCTGATCAGGCAGAGCGGCCTGGACCCGGAGGCACTGCGCGACCCGGAGGCCATGGTCTCCCTGCCCGCCGTGGCCCTGCTGCTGGAGCACGCCGCCCAGCGGCACGGCTGCCCCACCTTCGGCCTCCGGCTGGGCAGCCGCCAGGACCCCGAGGTGCTGGGCCTGCTCGCGGTGGTCGTCCAGGACACCGCGACCGTGGCCGAGGCACTGCGCACGGTGTCCCGGTACCTGTTCGTGCACAGCCCGTCCTACGAGCTCGCCCTGGAGGACCCCAGTCGTCAGCTGCCCGGTTGCGTCACCCTGCGCTTCGACGTCAGCCTGGCGACCGGGGTCCCGCAGCGGCAGCTGCTGGACGGCTTCCTGGCCTCGGCCCTCCGGATCGCGCGGGCGCTGGTGCCCGCCGAGCTGCGGCCGAGGGGTGTCTCGGTCCCGCACACGCCGACCGGCCGTCCCGAGGAGTACCGGGAACGCTTTGGCGCCAACGTCTTCTTCGCCCAGCCCTACGCCGGTCTGCACTTCGGCCGCGAGGTCCTGACCGCGAGCATCCGGGAGAGCCAGCCGCGGCTGCGCGAGCAGGCCGTCGCCCACCTCGCCGCCCGCCAGCCCCCGGCCGGGCACGGGGTTTCCGCGCGGGTGCGCGACGCGCTCAAGAGCACCATCGGCGTCAACCGGGGCACCAAGGCGGAGATCGCCGCCCTGCTCGGCCTGCACCCGCGCACCCTGCAACGGCGGCTCAGCGACGAGGGCGTCACCTTCGAGCAGATCCGCACCGAGGTCTACCGGGCGGCGACCTGGCGGCTGCTGCGCGAGACCCGGATCCCGTTGAGCCACACCGCCGCCGCGCTCGGCTTCTCCGAGCAGTCGGCGCTGAGCCGGTCGGTCCGGCGGTGGTTCGGCAGCACACCCAGCCTGATCCGCGCGCAGGTCAGCGGAAACGCAGGCGCAGCAACGTTCCGCCGTCCCGGGGACGCTCCGCGCTGA
- a CDS encoding alpha/beta hydrolase translates to MAKQDLILIHGTWGNGENWGEFGTELEARGFRVHRPTARHHGNPRQVDVWANAQRMTKLGLLDFVADYAELVERMETPPIIVGHSLGALLAQLLAARVPHRGQILLGTAPAWGITTFDLAPMALWGRYLPQWLAGQPMYPVSKKVWDSHICNATPREISDPFYDSLCAESGTVYRQMVLWFLDRKRRAKVDYQASDTPVLVIAGEHDRCTVPRIGRVTARKYGARGSFVQIPGADHMMNAGPHLPGTLKAIDEWLDRHQLRP, encoded by the coding sequence ATGGCGAAGCAGGACCTCATCCTCATCCACGGCACCTGGGGCAACGGCGAGAACTGGGGCGAGTTCGGCACCGAGCTGGAGGCCAGGGGCTTCCGCGTGCACCGGCCCACCGCGCGCCACCACGGCAACCCCAGGCAGGTCGACGTGTGGGCGAACGCGCAGCGGATGACCAAGCTCGGGCTGCTCGACTTCGTCGCCGACTACGCCGAGCTGGTCGAGCGGATGGAGACCCCGCCGATCATCGTCGGGCACTCCCTGGGCGCGCTGCTGGCCCAGCTGCTCGCGGCCAGGGTGCCGCACCGCGGCCAGATCCTGCTCGGCACCGCGCCGGCCTGGGGCATCACCACCTTCGACCTCGCGCCGATGGCGCTGTGGGGCCGGTACCTCCCGCAGTGGCTGGCCGGTCAGCCGATGTACCCGGTGTCGAAGAAGGTGTGGGACAGCCACATCTGCAACGCCACGCCCAGGGAGATCTCCGACCCGTTCTACGACAGCCTGTGCGCGGAGTCCGGCACCGTCTACCGCCAGATGGTGCTCTGGTTCCTGGACCGCAAGCGCCGGGCCAAGGTGGACTACCAGGCCAGCGACACCCCGGTGCTGGTCATCGCCGGTGAGCACGACAGGTGCACCGTGCCCAGGATCGGCCGGGTGACCGCCCGCAAGTACGGCGCGCGCGGCAGCTTCGTGCAGATCCCCGGCGCGGACCACATGATGAACGCGGGCCCCCACCTGCCGGGCACGCTCAAGGCCATCGATGAGTGGCTGGACCGCCACCAGCTGCGCCCTTAG